The sequence TATTCTCACGAATGGTATCATCAAAGAGAAATACATCCTGATCTACCATCGAAATTTGTTCCAACACACGCTCAGCGGATATATGACTGATTGGCTTACCGCCGATACGGATTTCGCCGCCAGTCGGCTCATAGTATTTGGCGATCAGGTTCAAGATGGTGGATTTACCGGAACCGGAATCACCAACAATTGCAGTCAATTTCTGATTTGGAACTATAAAGGAAGTTTCCTTCAAAACTGCTTCGCCAGGAATATAGGAGAAGTCCACATTATCAAAAACAATCTCATAATTCTTAACTGTGAACGGTTCTGTACTGCCGTTTTCTTCTGGCTCATGGATTACTTTTAAAATATTGTTTTTTGAAATCACAAGATTTTTGTAGCTAAACAAATCTACTGAAATTGCCCCGATTAGCTTTGCCAGCAACATAGGGAGCATACATAAAAGCAGAAAATCAATCGTCTGAATTTCTCCTGCCATCCACGGAGAAATCCCAATAAACATAATAAAAGGAACCATAAGCCAGTTAATAATGTTAAAAGCAAAGTTTATGGGAATACCATGCGCTTCATATTCAAAGCTGACCTGACTGAACAATTGCATTGCTTCTGTGGTTGCCTTATTTTTTGTGCCAGCCACGCCGTATGCACGAAACGTCTGAATACCTTCTATATATTCCACAATGCTGCTTACTGTTTCAGATGAAACCTTATTTTTTCTGGTTCCATACTTTTTTACCGTTCGGAAAGAAAGCCACATTTCAGGAATCAGCATGGAAGTAGAAAGCAAAAGGATCCCTCCTGCGGGCAGATACAAATAACAGATAAATACAATAACCATAACGGCCAGGGCAATATTTTTGGTCAAGTTACTTACCTTGTGTGTCAATATTTGTTCATAACTATTTACATCGCATGTCATTGTATTTACATATTGCCCCACCTGCCCATGTGTGAAGCGAAAGAGAGGAATCCTCTTAAATTTATCTCCAAGGAAAAGGCGAAGATTTTTTGAAACGGCAGCCCCGCCGATCTGGTTCTGTGTATAACCTATACTGTAAATAAGCACTCGCAAAGCATAGACTACGCACAGAATTCCTGTGATTGTTAAGATGTCTGTTGTAGTTGTTTTCTTGCCGAGCAGAATCTGAATGACTAGGTAAATCGTCATATAACTGCATCCAGAAAGAAAACCTTCAATAACCGTGAATATCACGCCTATATTAAAGTGGATATTTTTATGCAATGGCCCTGTTTCTTTCATTATGCTTCATCTCCTTTCCCGCCATAGACGATTTTTCTTGAAGCATTGTAATCGCTCCATGCCTTTCTATAATAATTATTTCTGGAAAGGACTTCTTCATGGGTGCCTGCATCGGTTATCGTGTGATTTTCGACAATTGCCACTTTATCACACATTTTAACTGCACCCAAACGATGTGCGACAATCAAAACGGTTTTCCCTTTGCAAAGATTCTCAATTGCCCGATCTATTTCCAACTGATTTTCGGGATCGGCTGCACTTGTGGCTTCATCTAATATCAGAATAGGAGCATTTTTTAAAATAGCTCTTGCAATCGCTATCCTTTGTTTTTCTCCGCCAGAGAAACGGGAGCCAAAACTGCCTACTTTCGTATCATATCCATCTGGCAAAGACATGATGAAATCGTCAATCTGTGCCTCTTTTGCGGCTGCCCTCACTTCTTCCAGAGTGGCGTTACTGCCCATACGGATATTCTCCAAAACACTGTCGCGGGTCAAAAACGTCTTTTGAAATACAATGGATATGTTTTGAAGCAATTTTTCATAGTTTATGTTTTTTACATTTATACCGCCGATTAATACCTGACCTTCCTGCACATCGTAAAATCGGGAGATCAGCTCAATGACTGTGCTTTTACCAGCACCGGAAACACCAATCAGAGCTATTTTCTCTCCTTCAGCTACATACAAACTGCAATTCTCCAGAACATTCTTTTTCCCATCATATGAAAAGGAAATGTTTTTAACGGCAATATCACAATGTGTAGGAAAATCCCCATCGCTTTCATAAACAGGCAACTCCAGTATTTCCTTTGTCTTAGTAACTCCATTCAATGCCTGTGCAAAGGTTGTTCCTAACTGCTGAAGTGGAAGTAGCTCAGTTAAATATAGAGAACCAACATAAGCGAAAAGCAAAAACACACTGGAAGTGATAGAATTTCTTAAAAACAGCATTCCACCAATAGGAACCAAAAGAACCATTCCACATTCCAGAATAATAATAAAAATTGCAAAGGGAGGTCCCATTTTACGCGAGATCAAATTCCATACTCTGTTTTCCTCTTTAATGGCATCCGAGAATTTTTTGAACGATTTACTTCCCATATTATAGGCTTTAATTAACCGCATTCCGCGAATGTACTCAATCATAATCGAATTAAATGCAATAAGAGATTGGTTTGAATCATGCATGATACTTGACATACCCTTAAAAAGATGTATCATAACAATTCCTGCAATCGGAAGGGGAATCAAAGAAATTATCGCTAATGGAATGTTTACTGTCATTAAATAAATAAAAATGACTATCGGACCAGTGAGATAACTTACCAACTCTGGAATATTATGAGCAAGGCATAGTTCCAGTTTTTCAATATCCTCATTTAAAACAGTTTTGATTTCTCCCGTGCTATGATCATCCAGTACGCCTAACGGAACTTTTGCCAAATGTTCCACTATCATACAACGTACACGATATAATGCACCATAAGCTCCTTTATGAGAAAGAACGCCTGAACAAGCCAAAGTAATCATACGCAGGATAGTTGTTGCAGAAATCAGTACGATATTATTCACCAATAACCGTTGTGTTATATTTTCGGATAAAATCGCATCCATAAGGTTATAAATGCCAATATACGGCCCTATTACAAATAAGCCGCTTGCAAAAGCACAGGCGACGGACGCAAAAAGATACCGTTTACTTTTCCCCGACCATGACAAAAGAAGTCTTATTGGGTTTTCTTGTTTCTGCTCCATATCACTTTTTCTCCCCCTGTTCCATAAGTGCATAAATTCTTTCCTTGTTTTCTATACAAACGGGAATATCATCTGCCAAAACGTGACAATCAAAGCGAATCAGACGCGAGCATGTTTGGCAGACAAATTCATAATCGTGAGTGACAACAAATATGACTTTATTTTTTGCAAGGTCCTGAATCAATTTGCTAACTTGCTCCATGCTGTCATAATCAAGACCCGAAGTTGGTTCATCAAAAACCACCACTTCCTTACCGCATATCATACTAACGGCTACAGCAACCCGCTGCTTTTGTCCTCCGGAAAGTGTGTTCGGATGCCGTTTACGGACAGAAAGAAGGTCCAAATCATCTAATGCTCTTTTCACCAGCGCAGGATCAGTGTATCTGATTCCAAACGTACATTCAGCTTCTACACTATCTGCAAACAATTCGTAGTTAACATCCTGCATAACCATAAAAGATCGCTTCATGCGTTCCTTTTCATTTTGTGCATTGCCTTGCCACAAGAATTTCCCTGTGGATCCTTTATGCAACCCACATAAAGCACGAAGGAATGTCGTTTTCCCAGCTCCATTGCATCCGACAACGCCAATGATTTCACCTTTAGAAGCCTGCATTGAGATGTGACTGATAATCATCTGCTTTTTGTAAAATAGTGATACATCTTGTATTTCCAGTACAGGTTTTTGAATTGGAACATTGGCAACAACGGGATACACAGTTTCTAATGCCACAGCGCGCAGCCCCATATTCTTTCTTTCAACATCCGAGAGCTTTCTGAGTTCTGCTGACGTCCAAATTGCCTGGATTTCCCCTTCTGACAAATATACAATGCGATCTGCTATATCAAGAAGATAATAAAGGCGGTGTTCAGCAATTAAAATTGTTTTTCCCGCTTTTTTCAGAAGCTGCAAATATTTTTTTAAGTCCGCTATTGAGGCCATATCCAAGTTAGAAGACGGCTCATCCAACAAGTAAATATCCGGGTCCATTGCATACACAGACGCAAAGGCAACTTTTTGTTTTTCGCCCCCGGATAATTCAAATATATTTCGTCCCTGCAAATGACGGATATGTAAGACATCAAGAGTATTTCCAAGTCTACGATGCAATTCCTCCGGTGGGACAGCCGCGTTTTCTATTCCAAATGCGATTTCACTGTCCACATCTACATTAAAGAACTGGGTCCTCGGATTTTGAAATACAGATCCGATTTTTTCAGCAAGTTGATATGTAGGTGTTTCAAAAACCTTCAGGTCATCCACTTGTACATCGCCATTTAACTCGCCAGGGAAATAATTAGGGATAAGTCCATTAATCAATTTTGTAATTGTTGTCTTACCACACCCAGAACGACCGCAAAGCAAAACGCATTCTCCTGTTTCTACAAATAGGTCAATATGTTTTACTCCGATTTCGGAAGCGGTTGTCCCTGCATAGGCAAAGCCAACATTTTTGAATTGGATCATACCGCACCTCCAATCTCACCTGCGTTCAACGCCAAAAGAAACAAGAAACAAATGATTACCAAAATATCCTGTATTCTAAATTTGATTTGTATCAGACAGGTCCGTGAATGAGGATTTTCAATGCCTCTTGTTACAGATGCAATTGCAAGTTCATCAGCTGCCTTGGACGCAGTCATTAAAAGCGGGACATACAAACACTCAATTGTCATCCCAGGGTGATGAATAAAACCCTTAAAAGAAAGTGATACATCTCTTAAACGCATACCGTCTTTGATATAGTGCCAATCTTCTTGAATTGTCGGAATATATCGCAACATAACTGCCAACGGAATGTATATTCCTTTAGAAACATGTGCTTTATTCATTGCTGTCAGAAATTCATTTACACTCGTTGTGGACAGTATGATTCCAGCGAGCATTGCACAAGGATACACTTTGTAGAAAAGCCCCATCCATGCGACAAACATCGTATGTACAACACCCGTTTCAAGAGAGAGAACGTAAAGGGTCAGTAAATAAAATAAAGCAAAAAAGATCAGATGGCATAAAGAGCGTTTGGCTTTTCCGCATGTGCATCCAAAAAGTGTGATGAATAACACTAATAGCCATACATGCCGCAACGATGGAGCCATCGTTGCGGCAAATACAGTGATTGCAAGTAACAAGATTTTTGTACGTGGATCAAACGTACACAATCCACTATGAATTTTTGTGTACTGTATATTCACGCTGTGATACCCGCTTTTTCAAACTGTTTCTTTAATAGCTTGCTTCCAACAAAACCGCTGAGCAAAGCAATCACTATTGTTCCGATCAACATTGTTACAAGTACGATCCAACTGGTAGATGCAAGCATACTATCAAGATATTCCTGTGTCGTTCCTTTTTCCAGCATAGTATTTACCCATGTTTGCGGGTTAATAAAATATGCAATATATGTGCCAGTTCCACCCAAGCAAAAGAATACATACGAAAGAATATTCATTTTTTTGCTTTTATAATTTGCAGTGTGTGCGACAATTTCTGCAAGTACTCCACCAATTAAATAGCCGATTGTCATTCCAATGTGCATACCTGTTACAAAGCAAAAGATTGCCATAAGCGCACTTGCAATAAAAATGGGGCCTTTCTTTGGTACTTTCGCAACCATAAGCAAATACACTGGACCAGCAAGAAGAGCAGCACCGACAGGATAGTAGAAAGTGAGTGCTGGCATCATCGCAAACACACCACCGCTAAGGCTGATACAGATAAAGATAATTGCGGAAAAGACACCTGTTACGATAAGTTCTTTGACAGAAAGACCGGATTTCGTGTTAGACATTTTTTGTTCCTCCATTTTGATATATTCCACATTTGACTTTTTAAAATCAATGTGGTAAGCTTTGATTAGTTCCAGCTAACCGCTGTATAAAATTATACATGAACTGATTTGCTTTCGCAACACATTCAGCCCATTGTCGTCCGATGTGTCTGAAAGTATGTCTAATGTGTCTGAGGAGGATGATTATGTCCGATATTGCTGCTCAATTCAATACTATGTTGATAAAAAGTGGTTTTCAGAAAATGCCACCAAATGGAAAATTTAGCTCTATTGGAAACTTTTATTGTTTGCCTGAATCATTTGGAGAGGGAATTTATTGGATATACGGTGAAAAAAACCTATTTAATATCAAAATACATGATTTCTATTTTTACGAGGATGAATTTTTCGATCAGGAAAGCCTAAACTGGCCGGAGAGCCTAAGCATCACCTATTACGAATCTGTATCTGGTGAAGAAATCATGCCTTACCGGCGCCTTACCGCGGGATGTATAAAAACATTCTTTGGAGGCCAGCACCCATACAAGGCAATTTTTCATAAAAACATACCAATTCGGACGATTGGTATAGAGATTATGCCTGCTTACTATGAAAAGTATCTAAAAGAAGCATTTCCAGATGAATATATAAATCCAGATGAAGCATTTCGCGAGATTGATCAAGCAAATGATTTCCCTGAAATGGTTTCTCTGTTACGCAAAATCTGGAATTATAATGGAGATGGAATGGCCGCAAAACTATTCTTCCAAAGTAAAGTTTTCGAGGCAGTAGCTTTGATTGTCGAACATAACAAAAAGAGTCCAGAAAGAGGGAAAGTCCGTATTTCATCACAGGATATAAAATCTCTTGAAAATGTCGCTGCGTATATCAACGATCATTACAACAGAAAAATTCTTTTAGATAAACTAGCGCGCATTGCCTGCATGGGAACAACAAAGTTGAAAATTACATTTAAGCAGGTCTATTGCTGCACCATTACGGAATATATTCAACAGCGGCGTTTATCTCAGGGAGAAAATCTCCTTTGCTCCACCGATTTTTCAATTGAGCAAATTGCTCTGGCTGTTGGATATAGTAATGCTGGTCGTTTTTCAAGAGACTTCAAAAAAAGTACTGGTCTATATCCTTCTGAATATCGGAAGTGGGCACAGCAAAAAAAAATCAATAAAAACGATGTAACAAATCATTCTGTTTAGAGAAGTTCCTCTATAAACTATTGAAATATCATCTTCTTTCTCTTGTGCTTAGCAGAGCAGAAGGAAAATATTTCGACATATTCGAAAATCCCCTTGCTTTTTTCTACATAATAGCAATCATGTTTAGTTGGGCAAGAAGCGAGCGTCAGGGAATTTTTCTCTGGCGCTCATTTTATGGCACCGAATAGGAATGATAAAATCCCCCAGTTCAACTGGGGGGGGCAATAATGCCCTCTTTAGAGAGCCACCACCGGAGATAGGCCCTTATAGTGCCTATCTCCGGTGGTGGCTCTCCAAAATGTTTTTTAAAAGCTGAAGAAAACTTGCCTTGATTTAAGTATCCTGCTAAATCCGCTATTTCTCCGATAGACATACTTGACTTATGAATTAGTAACTCTGCTGCCGCTTCAAGACAAGTTTTTTTAATGAAACTGCCTATTGAATTTCCGGTTATATAAGCAAAACATCTTTTAAGACTTGATTCAGAAATTGCATATTTTTTTGCCAGTTCAGAAATAGAATATCTGTCAAAAGGATTTTCCATAAGAGCTTTGAAGCATTCTTGAGTTGCTTCGTACACAGGCTCAGAAAAGGATGGAAGTTTATGTGTGTCTTTACTTTCAACTAAACTCAGAAATAGTAATAGTTCTATTGTTTTAATTATTGAATATGG comes from Fenollaria sporofastidiosus and encodes:
- a CDS encoding ABC transporter ATP-binding protein: MKETGPLHKNIHFNIGVIFTVIEGFLSGCSYMTIYLVIQILLGKKTTTTDILTITGILCVVYALRVLIYSIGYTQNQIGGAAVSKNLRLFLGDKFKRIPLFRFTHGQVGQYVNTMTCDVNSYEQILTHKVSNLTKNIALAVMVIVFICYLYLPAGGILLLSTSMLIPEMWLSFRTVKKYGTRKNKVSSETVSSIVEYIEGIQTFRAYGVAGTKNKATTEAMQLFSQVSFEYEAHGIPINFAFNIINWLMVPFIMFIGISPWMAGEIQTIDFLLLCMLPMLLAKLIGAISVDLFSYKNLVISKNNILKVIHEPEENGSTEPFTVKNYEIVFDNVDFSYIPGEAVLKETSFIVPNQKLTAIVGDSGSGKSTILNLIAKYYEPTGGEIRIGGKPISHISAERVLEQISMVDQDVFLFDDTIRENIRHARPNATDEEIEAACREANCDGFIRKMEKGYDTPTGENGNLLSGGERQRISIARAILKNSPILLLDEATASLDIENELAVKQAIANLLKEKKTVVMIAHTLSIVKNADQILVVSGGKIAEAGTHDELLAKGGKYAAMWNAEQKLSA
- a CDS encoding ABC transporter ATP-binding protein, whose amino-acid sequence is MEQKQENPIRLLLSWSGKSKRYLFASVACAFASGLFVIGPYIGIYNLMDAILSENITQRLLVNNIVLISATTILRMITLACSGVLSHKGAYGALYRVRCMIVEHLAKVPLGVLDDHSTGEIKTVLNEDIEKLELCLAHNIPELVSYLTGPIVIFIYLMTVNIPLAIISLIPLPIAGIVMIHLFKGMSSIMHDSNQSLIAFNSIMIEYIRGMRLIKAYNMGSKSFKKFSDAIKEENRVWNLISRKMGPPFAIFIIILECGMVLLVPIGGMLFLRNSITSSVFLLFAYVGSLYLTELLPLQQLGTTFAQALNGVTKTKEILELPVYESDGDFPTHCDIAVKNISFSYDGKKNVLENCSLYVAEGEKIALIGVSGAGKSTVIELISRFYDVQEGQVLIGGINVKNINYEKLLQNISIVFQKTFLTRDSVLENIRMGSNATLEEVRAAAKEAQIDDFIMSLPDGYDTKVGSFGSRFSGGEKQRIAIARAILKNAPILILDEATSAADPENQLEIDRAIENLCKGKTVLIVAHRLGAVKMCDKVAIVENHTITDAGTHEEVLSRNNYYRKAWSDYNASRKIVYGGKGDEA
- a CDS encoding ABC transporter ATP-binding protein, translating into MIQFKNVGFAYAGTTASEIGVKHIDLFVETGECVLLCGRSGCGKTTITKLINGLIPNYFPGELNGDVQVDDLKVFETPTYQLAEKIGSVFQNPRTQFFNVDVDSEIAFGIENAAVPPEELHRRLGNTLDVLHIRHLQGRNIFELSGGEKQKVAFASVYAMDPDIYLLDEPSSNLDMASIADLKKYLQLLKKAGKTILIAEHRLYYLLDIADRIVYLSEGEIQAIWTSAELRKLSDVERKNMGLRAVALETVYPVVANVPIQKPVLEIQDVSLFYKKQMIISHISMQASKGEIIGVVGCNGAGKTTFLRALCGLHKGSTGKFLWQGNAQNEKERMKRSFMVMQDVNYELFADSVEAECTFGIRYTDPALVKRALDDLDLLSVRKRHPNTLSGGQKQRVAVAVSMICGKEVVVFDEPTSGLDYDSMEQVSKLIQDLAKNKVIFVVTHDYEFVCQTCSRLIRFDCHVLADDIPVCIENKERIYALMEQGEKK
- a CDS encoding energy-coupling factor transporter transmembrane component T, with protein sequence MNIQYTKIHSGLCTFDPRTKILLLAITVFAATMAPSLRHVWLLVLFITLFGCTCGKAKRSLCHLIFFALFYLLTLYVLSLETGVVHTMFVAWMGLFYKVYPCAMLAGIILSTTSVNEFLTAMNKAHVSKGIYIPLAVMLRYIPTIQEDWHYIKDGMRLRDVSLSFKGFIHHPGMTIECLYVPLLMTASKAADELAIASVTRGIENPHSRTCLIQIKFRIQDILVIICFLFLLALNAGEIGGAV
- a CDS encoding MptD family putative ECF transporter S component, which produces MSNTKSGLSVKELIVTGVFSAIIFICISLSGGVFAMMPALTFYYPVGAALLAGPVYLLMVAKVPKKGPIFIASALMAIFCFVTGMHIGMTIGYLIGGVLAEIVAHTANYKSKKMNILSYVFFCLGGTGTYIAYFINPQTWVNTMLEKGTTQEYLDSMLASTSWIVLVTMLIGTIVIALLSGFVGSKLLKKQFEKAGITA
- a CDS encoding helix-turn-helix domain-containing protein translates to MSDIAAQFNTMLIKSGFQKMPPNGKFSSIGNFYCLPESFGEGIYWIYGEKNLFNIKIHDFYFYEDEFFDQESLNWPESLSITYYESVSGEEIMPYRRLTAGCIKTFFGGQHPYKAIFHKNIPIRTIGIEIMPAYYEKYLKEAFPDEYINPDEAFREIDQANDFPEMVSLLRKIWNYNGDGMAAKLFFQSKVFEAVALIVEHNKKSPERGKVRISSQDIKSLENVAAYINDHYNRKILLDKLARIACMGTTKLKITFKQVYCCTITEYIQQRRLSQGENLLCSTDFSIEQIALAVGYSNAGRFSRDFKKSTGLYPSEYRKWAQQKKINKNDVTNHSV
- a CDS encoding helix-turn-helix transcriptional regulator; the protein is MEKDSIINYPMKKYVGLSLFIDMSIAQKSISKYFPYGNIDLFEMRDKVCKNGAALIIRSRHEINHIIGELYRVDERIQLPYSIIKTIELLLFLSLVESKDTHKLPSFSEPVYEATQECFKALMENPFDRYSISELAKKYAISESSLKRCFAYITGNSIGSFIKKTCLEAAAELLIHKSSMSIGEIADLAGYLNQGKFSSAFKKHFGEPPPEIGTIRAYLRWWLSKEGIIAPPS